In a genomic window of Thalassotalea piscium:
- the crcB gene encoding fluoride efflux transporter CrcB produces the protein MSNAISNATLYFTVAIGGACGASLRFYFSQLILNWLGKGFPFATLAVNICGSLVMGTLYGLIDQGIIEVSIYRTLIGIGFIGAFTTFSTFSMDTLLLIQQGDLLKAMLNVILNVSLCVFASGVGLYLVTFFNK, from the coding sequence ATGAGCAACGCTATAAGTAACGCAACACTTTATTTCACAGTTGCCATTGGTGGGGCCTGTGGCGCTAGTTTGAGGTTTTACTTTTCCCAGTTAATTCTAAATTGGCTAGGAAAAGGTTTCCCTTTTGCTACGTTGGCAGTTAATATTTGCGGTTCACTGGTTATGGGCACGCTTTATGGCTTAATTGACCAAGGAATAATTGAGGTTAGTATTTATCGAACCTTGATAGGTATCGGCTTTATTGGCGCATTTACGACATTCTCAACCTTTTCAATGGATACTTTGCTGCTTATTCAGCAAGGTGATTTATTAAAGGCGATGCTTAATGTAATTTTAAACGTGAGTTTATGTGTTTTTGCCTCAGGAGTAGGATTGTATTTAGTGACATTTTTTAACAAATGA
- the serS gene encoding serine--tRNA ligase, translated as MLDPKQLRTDITTVAENLAKRGFSLDIEAFNLLEEQRKAIQIKTQELQNQRNTQSKSIGQAKARGEDIAPLLAAVSQLGAELESAKDEQNDVLAKIDAIVSAVPNLIDESVPQGESEDDNVEVKRWGTPRTFDFEIKDHVDIGASLGKGIDFESGAKIAGTRFAVMRGQIAKLHRALSQFMLDIHTEQHGYQEMYVPYLVNHQSLYGTGQLPKFGEDLFHTDLANRQFSLIPTAEVPLTNLVRDEIVEEDELPIKMCAHTPCFRSEAGSSGRDIRGLIRQHQFDKVEMVQLVKPEDSFNALDELTGHAEKILELLELPYRTVVLCTGDIGFSATKTFDIEVWLPAQNTYREISSCSNMGDFQARRMQARFRNNETKQTELLHSLNGSGLAVGRTLVAILENYQQADGSVEIPKVLQPYMKGATHIS; from the coding sequence ATGCTTGATCCAAAACAACTTAGAACAGATATAACTACCGTAGCTGAAAACTTAGCAAAAAGAGGCTTTTCTTTAGATATAGAAGCCTTCAATCTATTAGAAGAGCAACGTAAAGCAATTCAAATTAAAACCCAAGAGTTGCAAAATCAACGTAATACTCAATCTAAGTCTATCGGCCAAGCTAAAGCTCGTGGTGAAGATATTGCACCTTTGTTAGCTGCAGTAAGCCAGCTCGGTGCTGAACTTGAATCAGCAAAAGATGAACAAAACGATGTACTTGCAAAAATTGATGCTATTGTTAGTGCTGTTCCAAATTTAATCGACGAGTCTGTACCACAAGGTGAAAGTGAAGATGATAACGTAGAAGTTAAACGTTGGGGGACTCCGAGAACGTTTGACTTTGAGATTAAAGATCACGTTGATATTGGTGCTTCTCTAGGTAAAGGTATTGATTTTGAAAGCGGCGCTAAAATCGCAGGTACACGATTTGCCGTAATGCGTGGGCAAATTGCAAAGCTTCATCGAGCATTGTCACAATTTATGCTTGATATTCATACCGAGCAACATGGTTACCAAGAAATGTACGTTCCTTATTTAGTTAATCATCAATCACTTTATGGAACAGGGCAGTTACCAAAGTTTGGCGAAGATTTATTTCATACAGACTTAGCTAACCGTCAATTTTCATTGATTCCAACTGCTGAAGTACCATTAACTAACTTAGTTCGAGATGAAATAGTAGAAGAAGATGAACTACCAATAAAGATGTGTGCTCACACGCCTTGTTTTCGTAGTGAAGCTGGTTCGTCAGGACGAGACATTCGTGGATTAATTCGTCAACATCAATTTGATAAAGTAGAAATGGTACAACTAGTAAAACCCGAAGATTCCTTCAATGCACTTGATGAATTAACAGGGCATGCTGAAAAAATTCTCGAATTATTAGAATTACCTTATCGTACCGTTGTTCTTTGTACCGGCGATATAGGTTTTAGTGCGACTAAAACATTTGATATAGAGGTGTGGTTGCCGGCCCAAAATACGTACCGTGAAATTTCTTCATGTTCGAATATGGGTGACTTCCAAGCCCGCCGAATGCAAGCACGTTTTAGAAATAATGAAACTAAACAAACTGAGTTGTTACATTCTTTAAACGGCTCAGGTTTAGCGGTAGGGCGCACCTTAGTTGCAATTTTAGAAAACTATCAACAAGCCGATGGCAGTGTCGAAATTCCAAAAGTGCTACAACCATATATGAAGGGTGCTACACATATCAGTTAA
- a CDS encoding TlpA disulfide reductase family protein: MIKNLLIQVTVFFLIFQLLSWYKTSDMLSTDSAVESSPVLMTTAGEEIRLVAKDKNLVLYFFAPWCSICHASIDNLQKLYEKNEHLDVIAVGLDYTSEQEIYDFVQQHQLTFPIALGNEQIKQQFKVYAYPSYYIIDEHNSIKSKSVGYSTELGLYLRSF; the protein is encoded by the coding sequence TTGATCAAAAATTTATTAATTCAAGTCACTGTTTTCTTTTTAATTTTTCAACTACTTTCATGGTATAAAACCAGTGATATGCTCTCAACTGATTCAGCAGTTGAAAGTTCACCTGTGTTAATGACGACTGCCGGAGAGGAAATACGCTTAGTTGCAAAGGATAAAAACCTTGTTCTGTATTTTTTCGCTCCTTGGTGTAGTATTTGTCATGCAAGCATTGATAACTTACAAAAACTCTATGAAAAAAATGAACATTTAGATGTTATAGCGGTAGGTTTAGATTACACATCAGAACAAGAAATTTATGACTTTGTTCAACAACACCAACTAACATTTCCAATAGCACTCGGTAATGAACAAATAAAACAACAATTTAAAGTTTACGCATACCCTAGTTATTATATTATTGATGAACATAATTCCATCAAATCTAAATCTGTTGGTTATTCAACAGAGTTAGGGCTGTATTTAAGATCATTTTAG
- a CDS encoding M14 family metallopeptidase, producing MQITSNFDSGNIHVVAAERADDIQLEIKKDHQSDYFQWFHFKLHNLEHIEHTLKITNAGQSAYTDGWPGYQAVASYDREHWFRVPTEFDGQHLTIKFTPEYDSTYFAYFAPYSYERHQDLIHNAQLDIDCQLQVLGQTIDGRDISLLKIGEEGEGKKTIWLTARQHPGETMAEWFMEGFLDRLLDEDDGAARALLNKAVFYVVPNMNPDGSVRGHLRTNAAGVNLNREWAQPTIENSPEVYLVREKMRQTGVDMFLDIHGDEALPVNFVAGCEGNPSYNDKLKSLEEKFKSILLNITPEFQDDKGYDKDEPGKANLTLAANWVGEEFKCLSYTVEMPFKDNELLPDLNVGWSDNRSSLLGRDVLSAIYHVVDDLR from the coding sequence ATGCAAATAACATCAAATTTTGATAGTGGTAATATTCATGTTGTTGCCGCAGAGCGTGCTGATGATATTCAATTAGAAATAAAAAAAGATCATCAATCAGATTATTTTCAGTGGTTTCATTTTAAATTACATAACCTTGAGCACATAGAGCATACGCTTAAAATAACTAATGCTGGCCAATCTGCGTATACAGACGGTTGGCCAGGGTATCAAGCAGTTGCCTCTTATGACCGAGAACATTGGTTTAGAGTGCCAACAGAATTTGATGGACAACATTTAACCATCAAATTTACGCCAGAGTATGATTCAACATACTTCGCATATTTTGCTCCTTATAGCTACGAACGCCATCAAGATTTAATTCATAACGCCCAACTCGACATTGACTGCCAACTACAAGTATTAGGGCAAACAATCGATGGTAGAGACATCTCTTTGTTGAAGATAGGTGAAGAGGGTGAAGGTAAAAAAACAATTTGGTTAACAGCTCGCCAACATCCAGGCGAAACGATGGCTGAATGGTTTATGGAAGGCTTTTTAGATCGTTTACTCGACGAAGATGACGGCGCTGCTCGTGCTTTATTAAACAAAGCCGTTTTTTATGTAGTTCCTAACATGAACCCAGATGGTTCTGTAAGAGGGCACTTAAGAACAAATGCTGCAGGTGTAAACCTTAATCGAGAATGGGCACAACCAACTATAGAGAATAGCCCTGAAGTATATTTAGTACGTGAAAAAATGCGCCAAACAGGTGTAGATATGTTTTTAGATATTCATGGTGATGAAGCGTTACCTGTAAACTTTGTGGCAGGTTGTGAAGGTAACCCTTCATACAACGATAAATTAAAGTCGTTAGAAGAAAAATTCAAATCAATACTATTAAATATCACGCCTGAGTTTCAAGATGATAAAGGTTACGACAAAGATGAACCTGGCAAAGCAAATTTAACTCTCGCTGCTAATTGGGTTGGAGAAGAGTTTAAGTGTCTATCTTATACCGTTGAAATGCCATTTAAAGATAATGAGCTATTACCTGATCTAAACGTTGGTTGGTCAGATAATCGTAGTAGTTTGTTGGGTAGAGACGTATTGTCTGCAATTTATCATGTGGTAGATGACTTAAGATAA
- a CDS encoding alanine/glycine:cation symporter family protein, protein MQELVNTLNNFIWSPALIYLCLGAGLFFSVITRFVQIRHFREMWRLLLSGKSSKQGISSFQALAVSLSGRVGTGNIAGVAAAIGFGGPGAVFWMWVVAFFGAATAYIESTNAQIYKEESDGVYRGGPAYYIEKAMGQKWYAWIFAIATIIACGALLPTVQSNSIGEAVVMVFGSGDYIDTAFGELALTKVYTAVFIVLILGFIIFGGVKRIAHFTQVVVPFMALAYIIIACTIIALHFDRLPSVIALIFSDAFSPMAGVGAAIGWGVKRGVYSNEAGQGTGPHAAAAAEVEHPAQQGLVQSFSVYIDTLFVCSATAFMIIITQSYNVQLEGQANFIVQNIAGDIAANSPAFTQIAVESVLEGFGKPFIALALFFFAFTTILAYYFIAENNVAYIRRTVKIPGLIFALKMLIMVAVFYGTIKAADVAWGMGDVGVGIMAWLNIIGILIIFFMSKPAIKALRDYERQQKDNVEVYTFDPKKLGIKNATFWENRINKNAP, encoded by the coding sequence GTGCAAGAGTTAGTAAATACACTCAATAATTTTATCTGGAGTCCAGCATTAATCTATTTATGTTTAGGTGCAGGTCTTTTCTTTTCAGTGATTACACGTTTTGTTCAAATACGTCACTTTCGTGAAATGTGGCGTCTGCTTTTATCAGGTAAAAGTTCCAAACAAGGGATTTCTTCATTCCAAGCACTAGCCGTTTCTCTATCAGGTCGTGTTGGTACTGGTAATATCGCAGGTGTTGCTGCTGCAATCGGCTTTGGCGGACCTGGCGCTGTATTTTGGATGTGGGTAGTTGCATTTTTTGGCGCAGCAACTGCATATATAGAGTCTACTAATGCGCAAATATATAAAGAAGAAAGTGATGGTGTATACCGAGGTGGTCCCGCTTACTATATAGAAAAAGCAATGGGACAAAAATGGTACGCTTGGATTTTCGCTATTGCAACAATTATTGCCTGTGGCGCTTTATTACCAACAGTACAATCAAATAGTATTGGTGAAGCGGTCGTTATGGTATTTGGTAGCGGCGACTACATTGATACTGCTTTTGGTGAATTAGCATTAACTAAAGTGTATACCGCTGTTTTTATTGTTTTAATTCTAGGTTTTATCATTTTTGGTGGTGTAAAGCGTATTGCTCATTTTACACAAGTAGTTGTACCATTTATGGCTTTAGCTTATATCATTATTGCATGTACAATTATTGCCCTGCATTTCGACCGATTACCTAGTGTAATTGCCTTAATATTTAGTGATGCGTTTTCACCTATGGCAGGTGTTGGTGCAGCAATTGGTTGGGGTGTTAAACGTGGTGTGTATTCTAATGAGGCTGGTCAAGGTACTGGTCCTCATGCCGCGGCTGCAGCTGAGGTTGAGCACCCGGCACAACAAGGTTTAGTGCAATCTTTTTCAGTTTACATTGATACCTTGTTCGTTTGTTCTGCTACTGCCTTTATGATTATTATCACACAGTCGTATAACGTACAGTTAGAAGGTCAGGCTAACTTTATTGTACAAAATATCGCTGGTGATATTGCAGCTAATAGTCCTGCATTTACACAAATTGCTGTAGAAAGTGTACTTGAAGGTTTTGGTAAGCCATTTATCGCATTAGCGTTATTTTTCTTTGCCTTTACTACTATTCTTGCATACTACTTTATTGCTGAAAACAATGTCGCTTATATAAGACGTACTGTAAAAATTCCAGGGCTAATTTTTGCGCTTAAAATGCTTATTATGGTTGCTGTTTTTTATGGCACGATAAAAGCTGCTGATGTTGCTTGGGGCATGGGTGATGTTGGTGTTGGTATAATGGCTTGGTTAAATATTATCGGCATTCTTATTATCTTCTTTATGTCGAAACCAGCAATTAAAGCATTAAGAGATTATGAACGTCAGCAAAAAGATAATGTTGAGGTTTATACATTTGATCCTAAGAAACTTGGCATTAAAAATGCGACTTTCTGGGAAAACCGAATTAATAAAAACGCACCTTAA
- a CDS encoding YeaC family protein — protein sequence MDLINVVENMSEDMYLRLKHAAETGKWPEGNEVGKEQQENALQLIMAYQAKHLNSDEILTVGSNGEIVTKTKRELKASFAKQNEAIARFTDL from the coding sequence ATGGATCTCATCAACGTTGTTGAAAACATGTCTGAAGATATGTATTTGCGTTTAAAGCATGCTGCTGAAACGGGTAAATGGCCAGAAGGAAATGAAGTAGGCAAAGAGCAACAAGAAAATGCATTACAGTTAATTATGGCTTATCAAGCTAAGCATTTAAATTCAGATGAAATATTAACTGTAGGTTCAAATGGTGAAATTGTTACGAAAACTAAGCGAGAGCTTAAAGCTAGTTTTGCTAAACAAAATGAAGCAATCGCAAGGTTCACAGATTTATGA
- a CDS encoding DUF349 domain-containing protein codes for MIFSKLFKEKWQSKNAKVRLQALTELNVSEPSDKHILVGLIESDPSKDVRLSALAKVNQFSTWLDASNNNDNQNVKALAQQKVEDIVLGLDAITLDNKEKFAFLEQQPNQQLLEKWLFQETNSNLQITLYELLNKPQLAVKLFNKSDNSKLQTYIVEHVDDIALLEKLAKKTELNEVTSAINDKIAALVEAKEKPIKLAKQAQLILAKYLALKDIPIYQDMIVKKDGIIGQWNELKADFSLLSEEEVTSFNLKWQTIEAQLSKIFAIKAEDYKQQQIELKLAQEKLAQSKAFHDNVTQLNQKITTAIYENTEIDKAQVEQLIDQQLNALSTSILDDSAKARLSALFKQEQTKLLQLDLIAESITSATHLISQLSQVAIPQSVEQYTDKLNFYKNWQKQWRKVNKDSCYLLPKSITDSYQELTTQWNEANSPFERALLLQFKHVKNKFADVKRLINSGKFNASFGVFKKAEKSYLQLTEQQQQHLAKDYLACQDKINDLSDWESYVATPKKLALLKEAQAIAETPLASPLEQADKVKSFRKLWNSFGHAQADLNDELNTAFNLACEQAFAPCRLFYSEQEKLREQHRSDREQLITQSKALAMRVTEQGDINWKQLDSDLNKLLQKWRNAGEVDKQQYHRLNKEFTLAIKPVKHSINEFHQTNAQKKRALIGEAESLLKLDDKEQASHAIKQLQKQWRDIGYSGPKEENKLWKAFRVFNDQIFAMRSQQQEITIESNKLKLNELSIQLTHLDAQAEGQNSLVQIKSFIEEIDLLKEQLTVLKPQSNDMLAQVAAITTKLNNQKSALVKHKKEATWHTLFAIINNAIENEVDYDADDQFIKLDTKWKKQLKAIPKTEADSDRRKEMTVALELIAGVKPPESDHALTMKVQVELMQQQLTNKQVVSLEGIFSEWLMLGKLTHEDLPLISRIRPLFLI; via the coding sequence ATGATTTTTTCTAAATTATTCAAAGAAAAATGGCAGAGCAAAAATGCTAAAGTAAGGCTCCAAGCTTTAACCGAACTTAATGTATCGGAGCCTTCAGACAAACATATTTTGGTTGGATTAATTGAATCAGATCCAAGTAAAGATGTTCGTCTAAGTGCGTTGGCAAAAGTTAATCAGTTTTCAACATGGTTAGATGCTAGCAATAATAATGATAACCAGAATGTTAAGGCACTTGCTCAGCAAAAAGTAGAAGACATTGTGCTTGGTCTCGATGCCATAACACTTGATAACAAAGAAAAATTTGCATTTTTAGAACAACAACCTAACCAACAGTTACTTGAAAAATGGCTTTTCCAAGAGACTAATTCTAATTTGCAAATTACGCTTTATGAATTGCTTAATAAACCGCAACTCGCGGTAAAGCTATTTAATAAAAGTGATAATAGTAAATTACAAACCTATATTGTAGAACACGTTGATGATATTGCTTTATTAGAAAAATTAGCTAAGAAAACAGAGCTTAATGAAGTTACCTCTGCTATAAACGATAAAATAGCGGCATTAGTTGAAGCTAAAGAAAAGCCGATTAAATTAGCTAAGCAAGCGCAACTGATATTAGCTAAATATTTAGCGCTTAAAGATATTCCTATCTATCAGGATATGATAGTTAAAAAAGATGGAATAATTGGTCAATGGAATGAATTAAAAGCAGATTTTAGTCTTCTCTCTGAAGAGGAGGTCACTAGCTTTAATCTTAAGTGGCAGACTATTGAAGCACAATTATCAAAAATCTTTGCAATTAAAGCCGAAGATTACAAGCAACAACAAATTGAATTAAAGTTAGCTCAGGAAAAGTTAGCACAATCAAAAGCTTTTCATGACAATGTTACCCAACTGAACCAAAAAATCACCACTGCAATATACGAAAATACTGAAATTGATAAGGCACAAGTTGAGCAGTTAATTGATCAACAACTTAATGCATTATCAACATCGATCTTAGATGACTCTGCAAAAGCACGGTTGAGCGCATTATTTAAACAAGAACAAACTAAGCTCCTACAATTAGATTTAATTGCGGAGTCAATTACTAGTGCTACACATTTAATTTCTCAGTTATCGCAAGTGGCTATACCTCAATCAGTTGAACAATATACTGACAAACTTAATTTCTACAAAAACTGGCAAAAACAATGGCGTAAAGTTAATAAAGACTCTTGTTATTTATTACCTAAGAGTATTACAGACTCGTACCAGGAATTAACAACACAGTGGAATGAAGCTAACTCTCCGTTTGAACGAGCGCTTTTACTTCAATTTAAACATGTAAAAAATAAATTTGCTGATGTAAAACGGTTAATCAACAGTGGTAAATTTAATGCGTCGTTTGGTGTATTCAAAAAAGCTGAAAAGTCATATTTACAATTAACTGAGCAACAACAGCAGCACTTAGCGAAAGACTACTTAGCTTGCCAAGATAAAATTAATGATCTGAGCGACTGGGAAAGCTATGTAGCTACACCAAAGAAACTAGCACTGTTGAAAGAAGCACAAGCAATAGCTGAAACACCTTTAGCTAGCCCTTTGGAGCAAGCTGATAAAGTTAAAAGTTTTCGTAAATTATGGAATTCTTTTGGTCATGCACAAGCTGATCTTAATGATGAGCTTAATACTGCGTTTAATCTTGCATGTGAACAAGCATTTGCACCTTGTCGTTTGTTTTATAGCGAGCAAGAGAAGCTGAGAGAGCAACACCGATCAGATCGCGAACAACTCATTACTCAAAGCAAAGCTTTAGCAATGAGAGTGACAGAACAAGGCGATATTAATTGGAAACAATTGGACAGTGACTTAAATAAGTTATTACAAAAATGGCGCAATGCAGGAGAAGTTGATAAACAACAATATCATCGCTTAAATAAAGAGTTTACGCTTGCAATTAAACCAGTTAAACATTCGATAAACGAGTTTCATCAAACTAATGCACAAAAGAAGCGAGCATTGATTGGTGAAGCAGAATCTTTATTAAAGCTAGATGATAAAGAGCAAGCATCTCATGCTATTAAACAATTACAGAAACAATGGCGAGATATTGGCTACAGTGGACCGAAAGAAGAAAATAAACTGTGGAAAGCATTCAGAGTGTTTAATGATCAAATATTTGCTATGCGTAGTCAGCAGCAGGAAATTACAATTGAAAGTAATAAACTAAAACTGAATGAATTATCAATACAGCTTACTCATTTAGACGCTCAGGCTGAAGGTCAAAACTCTTTAGTGCAAATAAAGTCGTTTATTGAAGAGATTGATCTATTAAAAGAACAGCTAACAGTATTAAAGCCACAAAGTAATGATATGTTAGCTCAGGTAGCTGCTATTACTACTAAATTAAATAATCAAAAAAGTGCGCTAGTTAAACATAAAAAAGAAGCTACCTGGCATACACTATTTGCAATTATTAATAATGCAATAGAAAATGAAGTAGATTATGACGCTGATGATCAGTTTATTAAGCTAGACACAAAATGGAAAAAACAACTTAAAGCGATACCAAAAACCGAAGCAGATTCAGATCGCCGCAAAGAAATGACTGTTGCGCTAGAGCTAATTGCAGGGGTTAAACCCCCGGAATCTGATCACGCACTAACGATGAAAGTACAAGTAGAATTAATGCAGCAACAACTTACTAATAAACAAGTTGTTTCATTAGAAGGTATATTCAGCGAGTGGTTAATGCTAGGAAAACTAACTCATGAAGACTTGCCACTAATTTCACGAATTCGACCTTTGTTTTTGATATAA
- the ansA gene encoding asparaginase, whose translation MKKRIYIAYTGGTIGMKASKEGFVPIKGHLTESIMKVPDFHRSEMPEFTINEYSPLIDSSDMTPNDWQLIANDIDKHYDDYDGFVVLHGTDTMAYTSSALSFMFENLSKPIIVTGSQIPFSQLRSDGQENLLNALYIAANYPINEVGLFFNNKLFRGNRSIKAYADGFDAFDSPNMPALLEAGINIRVIAGKLSDGISKRPRLHQMTPQPVGVVHLYPGISAELIENIIKQPVKALIIKSYGVGNAPQSKALLSCLKAAIDNGIIIVNCSQCIRGTVNMGGYATGSALSQCGVISGGDMTLEAALTKLHFLLSSDLSIAQIKLQMGTNLRGEITD comes from the coding sequence ATGAAAAAAAGAATATATATAGCATATACCGGCGGAACCATTGGAATGAAGGCCAGTAAAGAGGGGTTCGTTCCAATAAAGGGCCATTTAACTGAATCAATTATGAAAGTACCCGACTTTCATCGCTCAGAAATGCCAGAATTTACAATTAATGAGTATTCACCATTAATTGATTCTTCTGATATGACACCTAATGACTGGCAGTTAATCGCTAATGATATTGACAAACATTATGATGATTATGACGGGTTTGTAGTTTTACATGGCACAGATACCATGGCCTATACTAGCTCTGCTCTGTCATTTATGTTTGAAAACCTATCAAAGCCGATAATTGTAACAGGGTCGCAGATCCCGTTTAGCCAATTACGCTCCGATGGGCAGGAGAATTTATTAAATGCTTTATATATAGCAGCTAACTACCCTATTAACGAAGTTGGCTTGTTTTTTAACAATAAATTATTTAGAGGCAACCGAAGCATTAAGGCTTATGCTGATGGCTTTGATGCTTTTGATTCACCAAATATGCCTGCGTTACTAGAGGCAGGTATAAATATTCGCGTAATTGCCGGTAAATTAAGTGATGGAATAAGTAAGCGTCCCCGCTTACATCAAATGACACCACAACCTGTTGGTGTTGTTCATCTTTACCCTGGTATAAGTGCTGAATTAATTGAAAATATTATTAAACAACCAGTTAAAGCGTTAATTATAAAAAGTTATGGTGTTGGCAACGCGCCTCAAAGTAAGGCGTTATTGTCTTGCTTAAAAGCGGCAATTGACAATGGTATTATTATTGTTAATTGTAGCCAATGTATTAGAGGTACCGTTAATATGGGTGGCTATGCTACAGGTTCGGCATTAAGCCAGTGTGGTGTAATAAGTGGTGGAGATATGACGTTAGAAGCGGCTTTAACAAAGTTACACTTTTTACTCAGTAGCGACTTATCAATCGCACAAATAAAACTACAAATGGGTACTAATTTGCGCGGCGAAATTACCGATTAA
- the sppA gene encoding signal peptide peptidase SppA, which yields MNEQTSTNTSKKPSRIGRLFSSIFSLLNTLRKTIVNLVFFTILLVFILALTSDNDKIIVPNETALVLNIRGDVVEQKQLVDPLDSFVNEAFNQTPQNQEVLLNDIVDVIKHAKNDDRVKVLVLKLERMTGSGLTKLDVIAKQLIDFKASGKKIIATGDQYDQNQYYLASFADEVWLNPNGYLLLDGYGRYQLYFKSALDKLEISQHIFRVGTYKSAVEPYMRDDMSDAAKEANKAWLDELWVHYKNNVAKQRGFSVNNFDESLSDIITKLRAVDGKIADYALNNQWVDHLKTREQELSDLTALVGTEKYQHIGFEDYLKTIKPIFPIVNPTTAKVAIVVAKGTILDGKQKPGTIGGDSTAALLKKARENKQVKAVVLRVDSPGGSAYASDIIRQEIELLKKSGKPVVASMGTYAASGGYWISAPADKIIAAPTTITGSIGIFGFFMTFENTLSKLGIHTDGVATTEFAGVGLTREITPQMHEIFQMGIERGYKDFITLVANNRNLTLEEVDTIAQGRVWTGSKAKELGLIDDLGDMNDAINIAAELAKLDSFDTLIVEKELSPRDQFLESLVGQALVYLPEETGTSPYSTGPIKKLLNKLAAEFSAVEQLNDPQGIYSLCLTCEI from the coding sequence ATGAATGAACAAACGAGTACAAATACAAGTAAAAAACCTAGCCGTATAGGTAGGTTATTCTCATCAATTTTTAGCCTATTAAATACGTTACGTAAAACGATAGTAAACTTAGTTTTTTTTACCATATTACTCGTTTTTATTTTGGCTTTAACTTCAGACAACGACAAAATTATCGTACCAAACGAAACTGCACTTGTATTAAATATAAGAGGCGATGTAGTTGAACAAAAGCAATTAGTTGACCCGCTTGATAGCTTTGTTAATGAAGCATTTAATCAAACGCCACAAAACCAAGAAGTATTACTCAATGATATTGTTGATGTGATCAAACATGCTAAAAATGATGATCGGGTTAAAGTATTAGTTTTAAAGCTAGAACGAATGACTGGTTCAGGATTAACGAAGCTAGATGTGATAGCTAAGCAACTTATTGATTTTAAAGCATCAGGCAAGAAAATAATTGCTACTGGCGATCAATACGATCAAAACCAATATTATTTAGCAAGTTTTGCTGATGAAGTTTGGTTGAACCCCAATGGTTACTTATTACTAGACGGCTATGGTCGCTATCAACTTTACTTTAAGTCTGCATTAGACAAGTTAGAGATTAGCCAACACATTTTTAGAGTAGGTACTTATAAATCAGCTGTAGAACCTTATATGCGTGATGATATGTCAGACGCCGCAAAAGAAGCTAATAAAGCATGGTTAGATGAATTATGGGTTCATTACAAAAACAATGTAGCAAAACAGCGCGGTTTTTCAGTTAATAATTTCGATGAAAGCCTGTCAGATATTATTACTAAATTACGTGCTGTAGACGGTAAAATTGCTGATTACGCCTTGAATAACCAATGGGTTGATCACCTAAAAACTCGCGAACAAGAGTTGTCAGATTTAACCGCGTTAGTCGGTACCGAAAAATATCAACATATTGGTTTCGAAGACTACTTAAAAACAATAAAACCTATTTTCCCAATTGTTAATCCTACAACAGCCAAAGTGGCAATAGTTGTTGCTAAAGGGACCATTTTAGATGGTAAACAAAAACCAGGTACAATTGGTGGCGACAGCACAGCGGCATTACTTAAAAAGGCGCGTGAAAACAAACAAGTAAAAGCGGTTGTTTTAAGAGTTGATAGCCCTGGTGGTAGCGCGTATGCCTCTGATATAATTAGGCAAGAAATTGAATTACTGAAAAAAAGTGGTAAGCCTGTGGTGGCTTCTATGGGGACTTACGCTGCTTCTGGTGGGTATTGGATCTCAGCTCCTGCTGATAAAATAATTGCAGCCCCAACTACTATAACAGGCTCTATTGGCATCTTTGGTTTTTTTATGACCTTTGAAAATACACTCAGTAAATTAGGTATTCACACTGATGGTGTAGCTACTACAGAGTTTGCCGGTGTTGGTTTAACGCGAGAAATTACCCCACAAATGCATGAAATATTTCAAATGGGTATTGAGCGTGGCTATAAAGACTTTATTACATTAGTTGCCAATAATCGTAACCTAACATTAGAAGAAGTAGATACTATTGCCCAAGGCAGAGTATGGACAGGTTCAAAGGCAAAAGAGTTAGGGTTAATTGATGATCTTGGCGATATGAATGACGCCATTAACATTGCTGCTGAACTCGCTAAATTAGATAGTTTCGATACGCTAATTGTAGAAAAAGAATTATCGCCAAGAGACCAATTTTTAGAAAGTCTTGTTGGACAAGCACTAGTCTATTTGCCCGAAGAAACAGGCACTTCGCCCTACTCAACGGGACCTATTAAAAAGTTACTTAACAAGCTTGCTGCTGAATTTAGCGCTGTTGAGCAATTGAATGATCCACAAGGAATATACTCACTTTGTTTGACCTGTGAGATATAA